A window of Methanocella sp. contains these coding sequences:
- a CDS encoding class I SAM-dependent methyltransferase: MDNAILKQDKDKFSYLDLLASLGSAKHIGGWDATEKLIEAAGIMQGWKVLDVGCGMGKTSCRLAAMGCNVVGVDIMPRMIKESRSRARLMGVADKTTFVGCDARSLPFEPETFDAVVVESVTVFMDDVEKAIEGYYRVVKKGGPVCDNEVCITRETMEKMGERLDELKSVFTAFGSTTSKGMLTFEDWKELFENQFGSVQASHYLMDLNTEMETRREDGLKTFAAAIKSMWLYMTNPDAKRIIDEGNKMGQFLGEFGYGLFVCRK, from the coding sequence ATGGACAACGCCATTTTAAAGCAGGATAAGGATAAATTTTCATATCTCGACCTTTTAGCCTCCCTGGGGTCCGCGAAGCACATCGGCGGGTGGGACGCCACGGAGAAGCTGATAGAGGCGGCCGGCATTATGCAAGGGTGGAAGGTATTGGACGTGGGCTGCGGCATGGGCAAGACGTCCTGTAGGCTGGCCGCCATGGGATGTAATGTCGTCGGCGTCGACATCATGCCCCGGATGATCAAGGAATCCAGGTCCCGTGCCCGGCTGATGGGCGTGGCGGATAAGACGACCTTCGTAGGGTGCGACGCCCGCTCGCTGCCGTTCGAGCCGGAGACCTTCGATGCGGTCGTCGTCGAGTCGGTGACCGTGTTCATGGACGATGTGGAGAAGGCCATAGAGGGATACTACCGCGTCGTAAAGAAGGGCGGCCCGGTATGCGATAACGAGGTGTGCATCACCCGGGAGACCATGGAAAAGATGGGCGAGCGGCTGGACGAACTCAAGTCTGTCTTTACGGCATTCGGCTCCACGACCAGTAAGGGCATGCTCACCTTCGAGGACTGGAAGGAACTATTCGAAAATCAGTTCGGCAGCGTTCAGGCCAGCCATTATTTGATGGACTTGAATACGGAGATGGAAACGCGCCGCGAGGACGGCCTGAAGACGTTCGCCGCCGCCATCAAGTCCATGTGGCTCTACATGACCAACCCCGACGCAAAGCGGATCATCGACGAGGGCAACAAGATGGGGCAGTTCCTCGGGGAGTTTGGGTACGGGCTATTCGTCTGCCGCAAGTGA
- the mtnP gene encoding S-methyl-5'-thioadenosine phosphorylase, translating to MPRLAVIGGTGFYDVASATLKEKRVVDTKYGAVEVSFYMADGEEFAFIPRHGAGHTCAPHRVNYRANIMALKQIGVERIIGVCSVGSLRKEIEPGDFVLVDQFLDFTKSRPSTFFDEEGCVVHTNVTEPYCQDMRECMAEVMHRKHRLHYKGTYVCAEGPRFETAAEIRMFAALGGDVVGMTGVPECVLARELGMCYACVAVATNYAAGIGHETISHGEVVEEMEKLGAALQDYVIRCLSVIPEKRGCGCKSACH from the coding sequence ATGCCTCGACTGGCCGTCATCGGCGGCACCGGGTTTTACGATGTGGCGAGCGCAACGCTCAAGGAAAAGAGGGTCGTCGATACGAAGTATGGCGCGGTAGAGGTATCGTTCTATATGGCCGATGGCGAGGAGTTCGCTTTTATTCCCAGGCACGGCGCTGGCCACACCTGCGCTCCCCACAGGGTCAACTACCGTGCCAACATCATGGCGCTAAAGCAGATCGGCGTCGAGCGCATCATCGGAGTGTGCTCCGTGGGAAGCCTCAGGAAGGAAATAGAGCCCGGAGACTTCGTGCTCGTGGACCAGTTTTTGGATTTTACTAAGTCCCGGCCTTCGACGTTTTTCGATGAGGAGGGCTGCGTCGTCCACACCAACGTCACGGAGCCCTACTGCCAGGACATGAGAGAATGCATGGCTGAAGTGATGCATCGCAAGCATCGACTACATTATAAAGGCACCTACGTCTGTGCGGAAGGCCCCAGGTTCGAGACGGCGGCCGAGATACGCATGTTCGCCGCCCTCGGCGGCGACGTGGTGGGAATGACCGGCGTACCGGAGTGTGTCCTGGCCCGGGAGCTGGGCATGTGCTACGCCTGCGTCGCCGTGGCCACGAACTACGCGGCGGGCATCGGCCACGAAACCATATCCCACGGGGAAGTCGTCGAAGAAATGGAAAAGCTGGGCGCGGCCTTACAGGATTATGTCATTCGCTGCCTGTCCGTAATTCCTGAAAAGAGGGGCTGCGGCTGTAAGAGCGCGTGCCATTAA